In Pseudoalteromonas xiamenensis, the following are encoded in one genomic region:
- a CDS encoding SDR family oxidoreductase, with amino-acid sequence MIAITGANGQLGQLVVKSLTSKINASEIVALVRNKAQAAELDALGVTIREADYDDTASYVKALEGVEKVLLISSNAIGRRTAQHKNVIDAAKSVGVKQLVYTSLLKADTSPMLLSEEHKETEKLLAESGLATTILRNGWYIENYTDNLAASLEYGVLTGAANEGVISAATRQDYAEAAANVLTQTGHENKTYELAGDVGFTLEQLAEQASAVTGKPLAPRFIGQSDFASFLTQVGLPEGFAAMLADSEYRITQGWLEDNSKTLSKLLGRPTTALATVLKARFN; translated from the coding sequence ATGATTGCAATAACAGGTGCAAACGGCCAACTTGGACAACTTGTCGTCAAATCATTAACGAGCAAAATCAACGCTTCGGAAATCGTTGCGCTTGTACGCAACAAAGCACAAGCAGCGGAACTTGACGCGCTTGGTGTCACCATTCGTGAAGCCGATTACGACGATACGGCCTCCTATGTAAAGGCATTGGAAGGCGTTGAAAAAGTCTTACTTATTTCGAGCAATGCGATTGGTCGTCGCACTGCACAACATAAAAATGTAATTGATGCAGCAAAATCCGTCGGCGTAAAACAGCTCGTCTACACCAGTTTGTTAAAAGCGGACACGTCACCGATGTTATTGTCCGAAGAGCACAAAGAAACAGAAAAATTGCTGGCAGAAAGCGGTCTTGCTACCACAATCTTGCGCAATGGTTGGTACATCGAAAACTACACGGACAACTTAGCCGCGTCATTGGAATACGGTGTATTAACGGGTGCAGCGAACGAAGGTGTGATTAGTGCCGCAACGCGTCAAGATTACGCTGAAGCCGCGGCAAATGTGTTAACTCAAACCGGTCACGAAAATAAAACCTATGAACTTGCGGGAGACGTTGGATTTACTCTTGAACAACTTGCAGAGCAGGCAAGCGCAGTCACCGGAAAACCGTTAGCCCCTCGTTTCATCGGTCAATCTGACTTTGCTTCATTTCTTACTCAAGTCGGTTTACCTGAAGGGTTTGCGGCAATGCTTGCGGATTCTGAATACCGAATTACCCAAGGCTGGTTAGAAGACAATTCAAAAACATTGTCAAAACTACTCGGCAGACCAACGACGGCTTTGGCAACTGTATTAAAAGCACGCTTTAACTAA
- a CDS encoding MAPEG family protein: MVVYIYAALLGFLYVFLSFRVIFRRKKLHVALGDNNNIDIQRAIRAHGNFAEYVPFTLLLIYLVETAYQSLLLAHGLGLALFIGRSLHALSISRQPEPLILRQIGMALTFSVILTSSGLLLANAL; encoded by the coding sequence ATGGTCGTTTATATCTACGCAGCGCTACTCGGGTTTCTCTATGTGTTTTTGAGTTTTCGCGTTATTTTTAGGCGTAAAAAACTACATGTTGCACTCGGTGACAACAACAATATCGACATTCAACGCGCTATCCGTGCGCATGGTAATTTTGCAGAGTACGTCCCGTTTACTTTATTGCTTATTTATTTAGTTGAAACCGCCTATCAATCGCTTTTACTGGCCCATGGCCTTGGCCTTGCGCTTTTCATCGGGCGCTCGCTTCACGCACTGAGCATTTCGCGCCAACCTGAACCCCTCATTTTGCGTCAAATTGGCATGGCTCTGACGTTTAGCGTTATTCTGACGTCGTCAGGGCTGCTCCTTGCAAATGCCCTGTAA
- a CDS encoding SixA phosphatase family protein translates to MTSSKTVIIMRHARAEALRDELLDIDRHLTATGTKQAKKAMRFLDKLELVPNKIVSSHYVRALQTAEHLVKQARKLDKSSDIELVVEEALGLAAPMKKFTDWLTQSFDELPDVTLIVSHEPNISRYLGYLLSSKTSVYNVKKGSLAIFTLESPTNAKLNAFVPPKLM, encoded by the coding sequence ATGACTAGTTCAAAAACCGTGATCATTATGCGCCATGCTCGCGCTGAAGCGCTTCGCGATGAATTACTCGACATTGACCGACATCTGACTGCAACGGGTACAAAGCAAGCCAAAAAAGCAATGCGTTTTTTAGACAAACTTGAACTTGTGCCAAACAAAATTGTATCCAGCCATTATGTTCGTGCGTTACAAACCGCAGAACACCTTGTAAAACAAGCCAGAAAACTGGATAAGTCGAGTGACATAGAATTGGTTGTTGAAGAGGCTCTGGGACTTGCAGCCCCGATGAAAAAGTTTACAGATTGGCTCACGCAGTCCTTTGACGAATTACCCGACGTCACATTAATTGTGAGTCATGAACCGAATATCTCACGTTACCTCGGGTATTTACTTAGTAGTAAAACGTCTGTGTACAACGTAAAGAAAGGCTCGCTTGCTATCTTCACATTGGAGTCGCCAACAAACGCAAAACTTAATGCCTTTGTGCCACCCAAATTAATGTAA
- a CDS encoding alpha-amylase, with amino-acid sequence MTTTALKTFKIGVLFGLGTLCQSSAIAAPTTFVHLFEWSWQDVAKECETYLGPRGYAAVQVSPPNEHVTGDQWWTRYQPVSYALTSRGGSRAEFVDMVARCKAAGVNIYVDAVINHMAAGSGQGVAGTSFTLKQFPIYNTWDFHDTCAINNEDYGNNPWRVQNCELVSLPDLNTGSSYVQGKLAGYLNDLISVGVAGFRLDASKHMAASDIASVLSQVNGAPLVFQEVIDQGGEAVSASEYFGNGLVTEFKYTTKLGETFKSGKLAWLSNFGEAWGMMPSYKAVVFVDNHDNQRGHGGAGNVVTYQDGALYDLANVFMLAYPYGYPKVMSSFDYHHDTDAGGPTYPVHDGANLNCFGDGWQCEHRHQKISGAVDFRNNTNDVWQISNWWDNGNNQIAFSRGASGFVAINRENGTMQQTLQTGLSVGRYCDVLSGQISADKSSCSGQTIDVDANGFALVNVPAMNAVAIHKGAKLEGSSSANWKRTVVFIKAQTQSGQDMFVRGGIDYAYAASQGKNCNSNALLCALPIRHNNLLNTTTQNWKQGDNYLDWQGLEATQGAGAEGSALDWTTNIWPSAWGTKRTVSVDGYGETPLNQWGDHYWMLDVDMDCANTVNGWFEVKAFVKNGQGWEGDIQQAGAPYQSKNHFAQCGRVNVFEFGQNQTLIQDF; translated from the coding sequence ATGACAACAACAGCATTGAAGACATTCAAGATCGGGGTCTTATTTGGCCTCGGCACATTATGCCAAAGTAGCGCTATCGCAGCGCCAACCACGTTTGTCCACTTATTCGAATGGTCATGGCAAGATGTTGCAAAAGAATGTGAAACCTATCTTGGGCCAAGAGGGTACGCAGCGGTTCAAGTTTCACCACCAAATGAACATGTAACAGGTGATCAATGGTGGACGCGTTATCAACCTGTAAGTTATGCGCTGACTAGCCGAGGCGGCAGCCGCGCTGAATTTGTCGATATGGTTGCTCGGTGTAAGGCGGCCGGGGTAAATATTTACGTTGATGCGGTGATTAACCATATGGCTGCGGGCAGCGGTCAAGGCGTTGCTGGTACATCGTTTACTCTCAAACAGTTTCCAATTTACAACACGTGGGATTTTCACGATACGTGCGCAATAAACAACGAGGATTACGGTAATAATCCTTGGCGAGTGCAAAACTGTGAACTGGTGAGCTTGCCTGATTTGAATACGGGATCGTCTTACGTGCAAGGTAAACTGGCAGGTTATTTGAACGACCTAATATCAGTTGGGGTCGCTGGATTTAGACTGGATGCCAGCAAACATATGGCTGCGTCTGACATTGCGAGTGTACTGAGTCAAGTGAATGGTGCCCCTCTCGTTTTTCAGGAAGTGATTGATCAAGGTGGCGAGGCTGTTTCGGCGAGCGAGTACTTTGGAAATGGTTTGGTGACCGAATTTAAGTATACGACTAAATTAGGCGAAACCTTCAAGTCAGGTAAGCTTGCTTGGTTGAGTAACTTTGGTGAAGCGTGGGGGATGATGCCAAGCTACAAAGCGGTGGTATTCGTGGACAATCACGACAATCAACGAGGACATGGCGGTGCGGGTAACGTGGTTACCTATCAAGACGGCGCTCTCTATGATTTAGCAAATGTGTTTATGTTGGCGTATCCGTATGGATATCCAAAAGTGATGTCGAGTTTTGACTACCATCACGACACGGATGCAGGTGGGCCGACTTACCCTGTGCACGATGGAGCAAATTTAAATTGTTTCGGCGATGGTTGGCAGTGTGAACACCGTCATCAAAAAATATCGGGTGCCGTTGATTTTAGAAACAACACAAATGACGTGTGGCAAATTTCGAACTGGTGGGACAATGGCAATAACCAAATCGCGTTTTCTCGCGGAGCAAGCGGATTTGTTGCCATCAACCGAGAAAACGGCACGATGCAACAAACCTTGCAAACAGGCCTAAGTGTAGGTCGCTATTGTGATGTTCTTTCAGGGCAAATATCCGCGGACAAGTCATCGTGCTCAGGGCAAACCATCGACGTCGACGCAAACGGGTTTGCGCTTGTCAATGTTCCTGCAATGAATGCTGTCGCTATCCACAAAGGCGCTAAACTTGAAGGCTCATCGTCTGCGAATTGGAAGCGCACCGTCGTCTTTATCAAAGCACAAACTCAGTCAGGTCAAGATATGTTTGTTCGTGGTGGGATTGACTATGCTTATGCGGCATCGCAAGGGAAGAACTGCAATTCGAATGCTCTGTTGTGTGCTCTGCCGATCCGACACAACAATTTACTCAACACCACCACTCAAAACTGGAAACAAGGTGATAATTATTTAGATTGGCAAGGCCTTGAAGCGACTCAAGGCGCTGGCGCTGAGGGAAGTGCATTGGACTGGACCACCAATATTTGGCCAAGCGCCTGGGGAACAAAACGCACGGTGTCAGTCGACGGATATGGCGAAACACCGCTCAATCAGTGGGGCGATCATTACTGGATGTTAGATGTTGATATGGATTGCGCCAACACTGTCAATGGCTGGTTTGAAGTGAAAGCGTTTGTGAAAAATGGCCAAGGTTGGGAAGGCGATATTCAGCAAGCGGGAGCACCGTATCAATCGAAGAATCATTTTGCGCAATGTGGCAGGGTGAATGTCTTTGAGTTTGGCCAAAACCAAACCCTCATTCAAGACTTTTAA
- a CDS encoding LysR substrate-binding domain-containing protein: MRVPAFIAQHGLPNTIDHISALPWICLTQLASNNGLEFYEDETLHIVKPTHFHQCDSPRHVQIMAAMGLGIAVLLPSMIKDELQTGQLIPLFPSFRGKPLVFSLVYPSRKQLPQRTQAVIDFILQECKF; this comes from the coding sequence TTGCGAGTTCCCGCGTTTATTGCACAACACGGACTGCCTAACACAATTGACCACATTTCTGCACTGCCATGGATTTGTTTAACTCAGCTGGCTTCCAATAATGGTTTGGAGTTTTATGAAGATGAAACGTTACACATCGTAAAGCCGACACACTTTCATCAGTGCGATTCACCTCGTCACGTACAAATTATGGCTGCAATGGGTTTAGGTATTGCGGTGTTATTGCCAAGCATGATCAAAGATGAACTTCAAACGGGTCAGCTTATTCCACTATTTCCATCGTTTCGAGGCAAGCCGCTTGTGTTTTCATTAGTGTATCCATCTCGAAAACAGTTACCTCAACGAACACAAGCGGTAATCGATTTTATTTTGCAAGAATGCAAATTCTAG
- a CDS encoding LysR family transcriptional regulator, whose protein sequence is MITINANTLKLLNVFVQVINAGSFAGAARKMTTSRSRVSEQVSTLELQLNVRLLHRNTRSLQLTMEGEKLYEKAKQLELILQEIEQDLVAEEPSGVVRLTMNQDVAEQFIIPLLPKFVEQFPKVTLDFVLDDKPLNLVEQQIDLAIRVGIPKDSSLIARPLHQDSFGLFASSRVYCTTRTA, encoded by the coding sequence ATGATTACAATCAACGCTAATACACTTAAGTTGTTGAATGTCTTTGTGCAAGTCATAAACGCGGGAAGTTTTGCTGGTGCTGCACGTAAAATGACAACAAGTCGCTCTCGAGTGAGTGAGCAAGTTAGCACGCTCGAACTGCAGCTGAATGTACGACTATTGCATCGAAATACGCGTTCGCTGCAACTGACAATGGAAGGCGAGAAGCTTTATGAAAAGGCGAAGCAGCTCGAACTGATACTGCAAGAAATCGAACAGGATCTCGTTGCAGAAGAACCAAGTGGCGTAGTGCGCCTGACGATGAACCAAGACGTCGCTGAGCAATTTATCATTCCTTTACTACCTAAGTTTGTTGAACAATTCCCTAAAGTGACGCTGGATTTTGTGCTGGATGACAAACCGCTTAATTTGGTGGAGCAACAAATTGACTTGGCCATTCGGGTTGGCATTCCAAAAGACAGCAGTTTAATTGCAAGGCCGCTTCACCAAGATAGTTTTGGTCTGTTTGCGAGTTCCCGCGTTTATTGCACAACACGGACTGCCTAA